In Phalacrocorax carbo chromosome 1, bPhaCar2.1, whole genome shotgun sequence, the genomic stretch ACCTGTTGGTTGCCTCCCTGTTCTTCCTTTGAGGTGACTTACCTTGGGTTCAGCATAACAAATTAGGCCAGGAATGCAATTTCACCAAGCGTGGTGGCCATCTGGAACTTTTACCCTTATTACCCCGCACAAAGATCACTTGATTGAATTAAACCTTGACTTGTTGCAGCAACTTCTCTGCTGGTATTGCTATGCTCTCTCTGCTCTGAGATCTGGGATCACTGCAGCACACAGGCTTCCCTCTAGGTATGGGGTCATGCAGCAGGCCCCAAGCCCTGCTTTTTAACAACAGCTTGCGGGGACTCCCTGTGGCTGTATGATATCAAACAGCCTAGATGGTCACAGATGTGAAAGCAAGCATGTTTTCTGAACAGTTGTAGGGAATGTTTGAACAGGGTGTGtcagcagaaagagaggagacaAGCAAATCAAACCCCTTCCTGAGGTAAAAAGGCTTCACACACAGAAGATGAATCTCAAAAAGACATCTGTTGATGCATGATCTAAGAAAGCTAAGAAaccaacacttaaaaaaaacttaGCCCAAGTACTCCTTACTTGAATATGGCAGGCAGCCAGCTCTGAATTAGACAGCATTTAATAAAGAAGAATCTCAAATTAGGTGAGAATTTGACAGCTTCACACAGGAATGCTGCAACAAGGCAGGGATTAACTGGTATATACCACTGTCCTCTAGTGGACACATCGGCACTGTACACCCCGGTGACTGGCAGTATCACCGTCACTAGCTGCAGGGAATTCTCCTTTCGGCACCTCAGCTGTCTGGAGTGACTCAGTTGTAAAAGCCCAGCTAAGTGGATCACACAGTAAGAGTgaataatagaataaaataaaagcaagttgGGCAACTTGCATTTACGGAGGAGGCTGTCTCCATGTCTGGTTGCAGAGGCACAGCAGATCTCTTTGCTGTGTAACAGAACAAACAGTCCTGACAGAAAAGGGTGAACTACAGTGTCATTagttcttcctttccttcccccaaaaATTAATCTATGGTCACATCTGGTTTTCTGCTCGATGCCCCCTCATTCGTCTTTCTTGTCCTTCTCTTCCAACTGGCTTTCCAAAGCAGAGTACAAAGCTTATCACATCATCATCCATGATGCTATTTTAACATTCTGTACATAAAGTGGcccagaaataaaagaaaggcaaagcaagCTTGTTGCTCTTCTCAGAGCACTGTCATAGGGACTTACTGGAGAGAAGGTAACACATGAGATCCAAACACTGAAGTGAACATCAGTTCTGGATTACAGTTACTCCTTGCCAAAATGGAGAAACCAGACCTGAGGTCTGATTTCATTAAATCTCCCTTCAGGTATAGGCACAATAAATAAACATGCTATGGCCATAGCTTGCCCCCTGCCCtgaactgatttttcttccttccgaACTGTATCTCCCTATTATAGCTTTGTTAAATTAATATCCATTGTGGGGAAGAATAATATGGTAAGGCTCTGTTAATATATGTGATGATGATTCCTTTTACATTGTCCTTTAAGAAAAGTTATGGAGGGCCACACATGTACCATTGAAAGTATCAGCTTGGTTAAGCACTATCTAAACTTAGTGCAACACTTTCCAGCAGAGTCTAAAAATAGGACCACCAAGATCTTGTGGAAATACACGAGGAGAGGTTAACACAGTGTTTCAGGAAATAAGACACTGCAACTTGACATAatcctgaaagaaataaatacagcttCAGTGATTTATCTGCCTACCGAAAGCAAAGTTGGTACTGTAAGGAAATACTCAGCCCCCACTGTGTGGGGTTGCTGCTTATAGCGTGCTTGCTGTGACAGCCAGTGCCCACTTTCCCCTGTGACCAGCAAGAGGTTCAGCATTAATATACTTGGGGAAGAGAATTCTTTCCAGTAAAATGTGACTGAGGCTCTCAGTTTATTAGGACTGAGCTCAAGTTGAGCACTGCATAACAAAGTAAGGCAAAgcctttaaagagaaaacacaaaactacTGGAAGGGCGAGGGGGGGTATGGGGTAAAGAATGTCAGCGTCAAGAAAGCCTGAGAATAAAGACCTGTACCTACTAATCTTACACTTTCTAATGCATGTAACCCCACATGCCTTCTTACAGGCATGCCCATCTCCTCTCAAAGACACGTTCCTCAACTTTTGTTATCCTAGCTATTGTGAACATCAAGCTCAAGAAAACACCAGAGAGGTATTTCCAGAATGTTTGTTAAAACAAAAGTCCACTGTCATTCATCCCttagaaagttttcttttccagagcacttcctggGGGTTCTGTGGGGAGAATTTACAGATAAGTGCCTTGTTTCACACCTTCACATGCAGGTCATTTCAGTTTTGCCCCTCTGATTACAGTTCACAGTGGAAATTAGTCCTTCAGTAAAGGGCTAGCGGCTTCAAGACTTCAACTTACATATATGGTAAATTCCCATTTTCTAGCCATATTTCATAGCATATGAAATATGCTATGTGAATTCATCCAGGCACAAACACTGTGAATTTTTAGCATGTTTTCAGGTTAGTCTGTTTGCTCCTCTCCGAAGGACTTTGCTTCCCAACCAGTACTTTGGTTactttgccttaaaaaaatGTACACGCACTAAGGCTGCAGTTGCTTCTTTCAACACCTGATACTCTCATCTAATAGATATAGAGGCCTGTATACAAGAACTGCTTCCATAATTTTCTGTAGGGCACAAAGAAATGATACACGTTCTTAGGCAGCCGGAGACATATTTTACCATAGACAGCCAGGCCATTTCTTTTGTACACGCTCTGTAGCCTGCACAGCCTGTTCTCCAGAGCATGTGTGTTTATGCTCTTCCCCTCCAGAAGTTCTTTTGGACAAATTTACTGCCCTATTCATCACAGGTAAAACAGGAGGAAGGTGGGGTTTTCACATGTGACAAATTCCATCATGGATGGCAATGTATGGATCCTAGAATTTACTATAACCAGAGTGGACTGCTCCTACTGGGTCATACGCTAGGAGGGCAGGCATGCAAAGTCTTTGCAGTTCTGTCGTTTTGTCCAAGCAGCTCAAAATCCAGTGAGAATTAGCAGCATCCTCAGTGTGTCACAAATATTTAAGTAACTTTCCTTTGGCTTCAGATCTCCATCTGTTCAGCAAGCATAGTTAGGTCTGACTAAGATTTCACTGAGGTCCAAGAGAGGGTGGACTGCAGAGTGGAGCTAATTAAGCAGCAGGATTGATGGGGTCTTGATAGAAATTTGATATGCCAGATGTTTAcattaagtttttaaaagtactgGCTATAGCTATAGATAGATAGAAGATAGAAGGATAAGGCTTTAGAACACTGTGATGTTTGTTACAGATTTAAATgcttatttcctttctccactTATGCATACTGCTAAGTGTGGTTATTAATAATAACCTTACTCAGTGTTAGGAAAGTTAtgacaaaataaatgaacacGTGGGGATGACAGCTTAGTGGAAAATTATTATGGTATGTAGTTAGGAGACTTCATAGGAGGTAGGATGGTTCATGTGGTAGCTGGCcagtaagaaaacagaaagagcaggtaaaaaaatgctttcaccGAGCACTGAGAAAAGGAACATAACTCATAACACTGACTGACCCTCTCTTGCTTTATCCTGgcctagaggaaaaaaaaaaacaaaacaaaccattgTCTACATGATTGCAACTAATTTGTTTCTTAATCCAAATCTCAGGTTTGTACTTATTGATTGTGAGTTTTGGGGCTCTTCACAGCTTTTTTGGTTTATTGATTTTTGTGCCAGTAAAAAGCACTGCTTTAGCAAACAGGCCCGTGCAAAGGTAACGTACAGGCTAGAAAGTTTAGCATCTCAACAAACTTGAGAAGGAAACCCACATTCCAAAACAGGTTAACCGCAGAATCAGATCTTTTCCTACCATTGTCATCAATTAAAACTCTTCTTTGGTCAGAAGACAACCTCCAAGCAACCTGCATCTGTGCAGTGTAAAACTTTCAGGGGATCCTCCACTGTTCTTGATGCAACCTTGTCATATTTGTAGACATACACCTTGACTCTGTTTGAAGCAAGACAGTGTGAGGCAAAATACAAAGTAATGGTCTTGTTATAACTGCTACTTTGCCTAGCAAACATCTCCCTTTACGTTGTAAATTAACACAcaaggaaaagaacatttttgacATGGGCTCCTGGAGCATGAAGGTCTTAAATTTTGTCTATATAAAGTAAAgtataacattttaattataattatatCCTTACAAGTAGTGTAACATTTTAATGTACAATTAGCTATGCTGACAAAAAGGGGGTTGTATCAATACAACTTTTCAACTATACCAATTAAGGGAAATTAATCAGCATATGGTATCTTTGTACTGGTACACTTCTAGTGGTCCCTCCAAGATGGTATATTGGTAATAttacagcagtggaaaaatcctaactgaaaaaaaaaaacttaaccAATGCACAAACATGCATGTACTGGTATAACTGACTACTAGTACCTAAACCAAATTCTTTGGCTCATAGATGCCTAGAGATGGAAAAGAGCTCAAGAGATTATTTAGTCCATCATGCCCAAGGCACAACTGACTTTATTTGGATAGCATTTTGCAGTGTTTATAAAAGACTATCCTACCACCTCAAGTGCCTTAGAGACAACAGATCAGTGAGCAAGTCTGGATTAAGTGTGAAGGAAACCCACGTGGTTAACGTCTCTCCTTAAGCAAAGAGACCATTTCTACCATCACTGAGATATGGAGACATTTACTGGGGTTCTCGGAGCAGATTCAAAGTAACTGTGGTACTCCATCTCTTATGTATCTTGCAAACTTCCTACCTGCCCCTCATTTTTCAAGGGGACTTAAGTACCCGACTGTTTCCATGGTTCTACGGACCTCTTAAGTCCAAAGCTGTGATCCAAAACCATCCTGAAAACGCCTACATATCACAGGAAGTAAGGGCTTCCCCTCAGTTCCCTAGGCCCTTTGAAGCTCCTTCTTTGCGTGTGTCCAAAAGCAGCGCTCTCACACAGCTCTGAGCTTCGCTGTGATGCCCTCCACAGCCCCCTTCAAGGCTGCATCCTGTAGCTCTGACTTACAAAGTTCCTCATTAAAAAGCAACCTGCAGCCACTACATCCTATTAAACAAAGAACATACTTTATACTAAAACCCTTGggtagggaaaaagaaagaaaagccagaatCAAGCTTTGGGTCTGGATCCAGAACCGGTGCCTTCTGTCAAGCAGTCACCTTGCTCACCAGCCCACTCTCAGGAGGCCCATGCCCCCCTCTCGACCTAGGCTCTCCTCACAGTCGCTCCTGCGGTTTGAAGGGGAGGCTCCTTCCCCTCGGCGCCCCTTACGCTCCGGTGAGTCAGCactggggggggccggggggggaggagggggactGCAGACCCAAAACCTTTCCCACCCCAAGCAAAGCAGGGGTTTGAACACCGCTCTCCGCCTCTGCAGCGAGGCTTCCTCCGCTCCCCACCCTCGGCGGTGGAGCAGCCCAGAGCGGCACCTCCGCGGCCAGCGACGAGCCGGCCGGGTCCCgccgggcgcggcgggaggccggCTGcggaggagaaaagaaaaaccttcctCAGACGCCAGGCACGCTGCCTGCTGAACAGAGATCAAGGATTCGGTCGTGCCCTCACCTCTTTACCGGTAACAGCGTTATCTGTTAGCGGGCGCTACTCCCGGGGAGCTCGGGCTTCCCGCGCCGCCCCTGCGCTGGGGCCTCGTTACCGAAAGGGCCCACCCACGCGTGGCGGCAGCGGGCGGCCGCCGGGGCCCTTTCCGCGCTGACGCCGTGGCGCTAGGGCCCAGCGCCCCTCCTTCTTAAAGGGCCAGctgccggccccgggcccgcAGCGAGCCCCTGGGCGTCCAGAGGGAGGGCGTTTTGCCTTTGGAAACGGCAGGTCGTGCCCGGCCGCGCCCAGTGCAGTGAGGAGCAAGTGACAGGTGGGCGGCAGCGCCCCATCAGCCCTAACGCTCCCCAGAAACTCGCTGCACTGCGAAGAGCgtgcaagtttaaaaaaaaaaaaaaaaagcatatatattCTGTggtctgtatttaaaattaactgcCTGGAGGATGCCCCCAGCTCTCTGAATAAGGAATAGGGGCTTTGACCAAATTGACCTGTCTTCCCAGTTGACTTGGACAGTCTCTTCCCTTACAGGAGGTCACACAGTGACTGCTAAGCAGGTACGGTTTTACAATACAGAAGCCTACCAACCCTTCCCAGGCTATGTAACAGGATTTTATAGTCCCTggttaatcatagaatcatagaatgtcctgagttggaagggacctgcaaggatcatcaagtccaactcctgcccctgcacagggcaACCCCGAATTTGCACCATGTCTTTTGAAGGGCCACTGCAACAAAGTCGCCTGCATACATGTGCAATGCAGTGCTGTGAAGGTTTATATTTAATTGCTGGGCTGCACCCTGCTAACTCgtcctgacttttttttatttctcatgctCTGAATAGGAAGGATTTATCAGCGTTTTCAGTTCTCAGGCCATTTTTGCTCTTACATTATCAGATGTCCAGCCAGAGGCGAGAGTGCTACTCCGGTTCCTGAGCTAACCCCTTATGCACTGCCTCTGTGAAATGGGCTTCAGCTCCTGTGCACATCAGCTCTGGCTGGCATGGAGTTAGTCATGCCATGAAATAGAAGGTCAGGCTTAGCAAGAAAACTGGTGCGAGGGAAGTTTTTTGGAAGTAACTTTTACTCagactggctgggcatctgTCTGCAGGTGGTGAGTGACTGCTTTTGCATTGCttgtggtttgggggttttctccccccttcactttttaaactgtccttatctcaatgccataagttttttttctcacttttgccctttgattctctccccatgctgctaggaggggagtgagcgagcagctgggtggcGGGGTGTATGACAGCCAAGTACCCCTGGAACTGGTGCAAAATAGTCTGGAGAAAATCTGAGCACAATCACTGGTAGGGGGCTGAATgttaaaaatgcttaaaagttaattttttatgagcatttatttgaaatgcaagTATTACAGAGTAAAGGTCGTCTTAAATACAAGATCCTTCCTTGCTCATGTGACAAgataaaccattttttttccatttatttttctgttcttgagCCCTAAATGTCAGTGATGTCTTCTCTCAGGCTACCCATAAAGTACACTGTGAAAAAGATCAGGCTCACTGGTTTTGGATGTTCTACAGATCAGAAGATAAAATATCCTTCTGAGCCTTTGCAATACAAAAGTAACCACTTGGGCTTCGTCAGATGGTTCTTCATATACGGGTTGTCTCACATCTCCATAGGCAGACATAATAACGGCTTGGAAGAGATTGATCAAGACACAGATCATCACCAACATGAAAGAGGCTAGGAAAAGACCACCCAGCAACCTGTCGGATGAAAACGCAGTATCTCTGAAAGCTGAGACGCAGTAAGAGAATATGGTCTGAGCTGAGTGAATCATGTTATTGTAATTCCATTCATGCTGCCCAAACACAAAGTAGCCAAAAGCCATGAATACGAATAAGTATACCGCCACCACGAGGGCCATTGAGGAGATTCCAGGAAGGGCTGCCAAGATCGATCTTTGTGCTAAGCGCACATCATAAAAAAATTGAGAATATTTTAGAGTTTTCAAAACTAcaaaaaatgctaaaaagccCATAGCAATCCTTAAAATCTGATCTAAATGTGAAACTGcatgaaaatgaatgaaatcATTTGGGTGAAGTAAGTAAAACTTCACTATATCTGCTCCCACTTTAAACTTtatgatctttaaaaaaaaagaaaggaggaatgCTGATTTTAAGCCAAAGTTGATTATATTGGAGATGTTTTTAatatagtcttttttttcttggcttatGATGTGAAGCTCATCTGCAATGTAGATgatcagaaaggcaagaacaatTGCAAACACAGACATTTGAGCTTTAGTTTGCTGATGAAAAATGGGGAGTGCAAAAGAGTGTACTGACAAACTTGGTTTTATGATCCCAAAATGAGACATTTCAAATATGACTGAGATGGTGCAAAACAGATCTGCATCTGAGTTAAACGTAGTTAGCTCAATGATCACAGCCCATGTCTTTTCATCAAGCCAGTTGCTCTGTTGTAGCGCATCCAGCCTTGTTGTTGAATTAGGTAGTCCTTCTTCCGGGAAGAAGTAAAACGTGTATCCTGCTGGTCCATACGTGTGCAAATCTCCATATGAATAATACATCCACGGAGTCCTATTTCGCTGGTAAGTGAACCCACCGTAACTGCTGGCATCCTTGGAAACAGACTGGTTGGCAACCTTTGTCCAGGTGCCAGCGTAGTCACCTTTCTCTGGGATGTCACTGCCATATTTGTGAAGACAGTGGCTTTTACTGGTCACAAAGTTATTTACAAAGCTGTGAggatggaaacattttttctcagTACCTTTAGCCCGCACTTGCCTCATCCTAGGCAAACCAATGATTTTGGACCAGCTCTCAGGAAGAAAGGTTGGCTGTATGTCATTGTGGATCAAAGGCAAGAACAAGTCTTTCACCCACACATAGATATGCTCTAGCTTATCGACACTGGAGAGTCGTGGGGAGAATTGGCTATGGATGAATCGGTTGTAGTGGAAACTGCTGGCGTTCTCAGTGGAATAGGCAAAACTTAATAGCAGTGTTAAAAAGACAAGGTGACTGATGAAACCTTTTGTGAAGATAAATGCCTTGACtttaatttttgcctttttcagcATGTTTGCAATTTCATCAGCTTCTAAAGGCTTATACTGCTTGGTGTCTCTGACTTTAACAAGTTTCAAGTGCATCTCTCTCATCTCATCATCGCTCATGGTTTCTTTAGCCAACCTAATCTCAGAATACTTTTCCTGAGTTAACCACGTGATGTCTTCACAGTATTTTGGACAAATTGTACTCAGAGCTGagaaaaaactgatttttaaaattgaaacgAGAAACACGTTCTCAATAAAGGAGATCACAGATGCTAAAAGCCACTCTAGTGAAGTCTGGTAGCCATAAGACAAGCCATATAACACAATGAAAAATGATGATATCCCAGTGACAGCTATAACTAGTGCCCATGAGAGATAGATgcaccaccaacaaaaaactaTGTGTGGCCTCTTGTGAAGGGGTGTGGAGGTAAAGCTTAGTGgtctcctttctttctgaaagttgCCCCATTCTTCTGCATAATTGTTACTAAAACTGGAATTTGATGGTGGCCTCCCCTCACAGGCCTTAGCCATTGGAGGGGAATTTGCGGTTATCTTCAGCTCCTCTGTTCCAATTACATTTGCATCTCTTTCAGAAACTGTGCAATTATTACAGTTTTGGAGAGCTCCCTTGCTTCTTGTCTTTCTGCAACATGGCGGGCTCCGTGAGTTGCTGGAACCGGGAAGGTTCTCCAAGGGACTAATATTCCTCGATTGTGCTGAAGTTTCTGAAAGGTACAGTTTTTGCAAACGTTTCTTCCAGTTCTTAAGATTTCCAGATGGGAGAGGTGAGCTTGTCTTTGGGTCTGTCCAAGCCATACCATGAGGAGAAGGTTCCTGCTGGGAATACTTAAATAAGGCAATTATAATCATTTCCACAGGTACAGTAACCAAAGCACATTCAATTCCTACTGTTATTGATCTCAAATACCTCAAGTGTACTGGAAATTCTTCATTCTTGTCGGCATTAAAGAACATAATGTTAACAAGCaagtttaataataatattgcTAAGCATGAAGACAACCTTTGGAGCCTGCTGAAAGTGCCAGTAAGAACATGAGCAAAAACTGAGAGCCACAGATGGCCCTCTGTCAGGCTGTCGGCAAGATTAATCAAAAAATAGTCAGTTCTGGGCAGAATTGTCTTGGGTTTTATGGCAGAAAATGTCCTTTCTAGTAAGTGATCGCCTTTTTCAAGAGAAAGCCATTTCCTGCACATAAAGAACCAGGTCTTCCTGGTGGATGTATTCTCAACTTTGGCTCTGCTTAAGAACCAGCTTGGAGATGGGCCCTTGTTATTGTGCCAGACCCTGAAGGAACAAATGTCTCCCAAGTCTTCCCTAGTAGTTAGCAGAAAGCAATCAGTGCTTCCTTGTTGGAAAGATGGAAAATGTGGGTGCCGTAAACAATGGACATCACTCATGCCATTCTGGCCAATGAGCTGAAGAAAGACATCTGCTTTGGTTCCAGCTCCCCAGCGACTGCCTGTATATAAAGTTACCAAAAAGCTCTCTTTATCAAAGGGGTCATTGTCTGGCAGAACTATAATCTTGTCTTTGCTGTCCCTGTCAGCCCTGTCTTTTCTCATTGCCCAGAGGGACAAAAGAAAGTagacagcaaaaataaagagCACTGTTAAGAGGGTCACTGGGTTTTTAGGTATGTCTGCTATCAGGGTTTTTCCCAGATCTACTGTGTTGGGAGTAACTATTACTTTGGCTGCCAGGAACCTGATGTCGAACATGGATGCATTTGATACAGCGTGGACTGACAGACTTCTGCAACTCCGCTTCATATTGCAGACACAGTGTACCCTCTGCCAGTCAGTCAAGGAGCCAAGCCTGCATGTGTCTTCTCTCCACAGGCTTCGAACCCCATCCAGAAATAAGCACTGATCACTAAAAACGTGTATGCTCACCAGTTTCTGAGTTTGATACCTTACGACATAGGGTGTCAGCAGGACAATGGAGATGTTATGAGTGTCTGTACCACTTCCTTGAGCTGTGGCTGTCAGCAATGACTCTGGGAGACAGACAACATAGGGAGTCTTAATGATACAGTCAGCGCTAGCTGTCTCATTTTTGCTTGCAAGTGTTGTCATGTTGTGAAAAGCAGCAAACGAGGCTATGGGATGAGCATGAGTGACGTTGGTACCTGTAAATACTAGCACCTTGAAAGTAACTTTTAACTTTGTCAGGATCTGGATGTATATGCTCCTGGTGTTTCTGCTGACTTCAAAACTAAATCCTCCAGTTGTGTAAGCTTGTGTTTTGTCGGGTCCCATTGCTAACTGAAAAGTTGAAGATTCCTTATCTTTCCTAGCAATAGTAATCTCTGCTCCTTCAGGCACGATCCCTTGTAGATCCCCATTAGCCTTGGCCTCCGCCATTTTGAACCCCAAGATCATTGTTGCGATTTCTGATGTGTAACCTAACCAAGGGAAGGGGTTCTCATCAAACTCAAAAAGGGCAGTGGAAATCACAGCATCATGGGACAATCCTGAATAATTTCCCCTTTTCAGTGATGGATAAAAGCAATTCCTGCAGGTGTTTCTGGtagaaaaagcatttgcaaTGTTCCAGGTTTCATCTTTCTTCAGAGTGATATTCCAGTGTTTTGTTTCCATTAGAGTTTCTGTTTCTCCAGGGACTTTGCCCTGGAAAACTATCTCTGTTAAATTTTCCATGATGGAGAAGACTTGTTTAACTCCGCTAACATTGACATTCCTGTGACGCAGAAGAGCAGCTCTCAGGATGTTGGACAAGCATCTTAGTATTCCACTGGTCTGAATTTCTGCTTCCTCAGACCAATGGCTCTCATTCCTCTGTATCTTCAGCGCTCCCGTCACTTCTGTCAGTTTCTTAATGGCAAGGTTCTGTGATCTAATGTTCAATTCATCAGCTTCCTCTGTGActtgagaaagagaagaaaccaCTTGGTTGATTTCCATTGTGCTCTCAACTGAAATATTCAGGACTGTTTTAATCAGACTTTCCCGAAACTGAGCCTTAGGGGGCTGGCGAGTTGGTGAGGCTTTAATATAGTTTAAAACTGAGGCTACCAGATAAGCCAAATAACCCGCGCTAAAATAATCTCCAGTCTGGAGATAAGATGTCATCGGTGCACTTAAACCACTCACTGAGGCCAGCAGTTCATGAAACACAACTGGTAGTGGTCGACTGTTAACTGGATTCCGTACGTGGACATATAAACTCACTTGGGTAAACGCCCCAAGGGCGTCGTGGACTTGAACATGAAGTGTCACAGTGTACTTCTGAGAGGGCACTCCAACTGGGAGAAAAGATGGAGGAGTTTTAGGCTGGTAACCAAAGTACAGAATTGTGCCAAATGTGTTTTCCTCCACAGAAGTTATTTTGGTAGTTTTGGGGACATTGGAAGCTACTATCACTTTATATGTCAGAGGTAAATGGCTGTCAGAAAATCCACTGCATTGAACAACAAATTTTGTCAGAAAGGCTGTACCCCAGTGTGGATTGATGGTACACTTGCCAGC encodes the following:
- the PKDREJ gene encoding polycystin family receptor for egg jelly, encoding MSTSNGQHTHGCAPSSPSPHAAMTALYLLLLQLLCCCPRGWRAASPSLQPPPLLVTCWGPHGQVSQRQDNELRVSCLWNSTMKLHYQPSPGARPESERKEGRPLPPPRCFWYLNSALVKNTTRWSGQVMLQTSLLPGIAPSPMASSLLIVQCSSASCAAPECFYHNVSIEISRQDMRLFVLWPQTHLIHMWQPVELGWCARLKSASWQYRFSSHGGSPSTFLLPSSEHKDTPPPAVYPTAELQQTCATYYSYRLTVHYRHHGLHVASVTIEQMPQISVSLSLKVEPDLLHVLSVSSKLLSVPQQPLSLFWRLQPLTQRTLAYRLVDTRAIGGWLHSYSSFTLQSNFCAIPTPQSLGEVVVASIYFHADGKRLEELTGELHLLNGTLSLTAGGETPTHVNLHPGKANWSTYIFTYNHGTFYTTEENNSPISTNGPNTRTVFYQHKELSYLLSIELVDFQWYKFNMYLYMNQKRVLFKSLAERDVEVHVFSGSHPSFLQRFTYLVWFIPAQHPMLQCEWTFHLQLFGTQKDHLLQSRTYTYSDHVRNATRFVRRSALPFDPEKYTGFVAKVNCSRSVLTPALLEVRVNNYAAKTIEAPVSCHQSACYIHTVWIQRPVLHTSILRQKRGTSFYLFVRLLVDCNVGISIKPLWRIYAVQDTATVPNWTNPINSSSMYGVEMIHLTVPSFTLDYGLYLFYFTVAITPIRTTTVLRGSDKVYILIESTDLVANIAGGTFRSVGFSDNWTLDGSSSYDPDSQEGLKGITFTWYCTKEVSDYKTMKVSLGKKCHPAQKDLKWLTSSGPVQAMSPESLPGNAIYYFRLVIQKDRRTSYADQTVEVQPSSPLLLDVACLENCGSTLIPTERFTLSGKCLNCRRNSHPVYYWSLFSENSTEISFDWSSRASTGRSGAYLSVHALTFTKTVHRSYILLLKVTTWDGRSSIYRYGFKVNSPPRAGKCTINPHWGTAFLTKFVVQCSGFSDSHLPLTYKVIVASNVPKTTKITSVEENTFGTILYFGYQPKTPPSFLPVGVPSQKYTVTLHVQVHDALGAFTQVSLYVHVRNPVNSRPLPVVFHELLASVSGLSAPMTSYLQTGDYFSAGYLAYLVASVLNYIKASPTRQPPKAQFRESLIKTVLNISVESTMEINQVVSSLSQVTEEADELNIRSQNLAIKKLTEVTGALKIQRNESHWSEEAEIQTSGILRCLSNILRAALLRHRNVNVSGVKQVFSIMENLTEIVFQGKVPGETETLMETKHWNITLKKDETWNIANAFSTRNTCRNCFYPSLKRGNYSGLSHDAVISTALFEFDENPFPWLGYTSEIATMILGFKMAEAKANGDLQGIVPEGAEITIARKDKESSTFQLAMGPDKTQAYTTGGFSFEVSRNTRSIYIQILTKLKVTFKVLVFTGTNVTHAHPIASFAAFHNMTTLASKNETASADCIIKTPYVVCLPESLLTATAQGSGTDTHNISIVLLTPYVVRYQTQKLVSIHVFSDQCLFLDGVRSLWREDTCRLGSLTDWQRVHCVCNMKRSCRSLSVHAVSNASMFDIRFLAAKVIVTPNTVDLGKTLIADIPKNPVTLLTVLFIFAVYFLLSLWAMRKDRADRDSKDKIIVLPDNDPFDKESFLVTLYTGSRWGAGTKADVFLQLIGQNGMSDVHCLRHPHFPSFQQGSTDCFLLTTREDLGDICSFRVWHNNKGPSPSWFLSRAKVENTSTRKTWFFMCRKWLSLEKGDHLLERTFSAIKPKTILPRTDYFLINLADSLTEGHLWLSVFAHVLTGTFSRLQRLSSCLAILLLNLLVNIMFFNADKNEEFPVHLRYLRSITVGIECALVTVPVEMIIIALFKYSQQEPSPHGMAWTDPKTSSPLPSGNLKNWKKRLQKLYLSETSAQSRNISPLENLPGSSNSRSPPCCRKTRSKGALQNCNNCTVSERDANVIGTEELKITANSPPMAKACEGRPPSNSSFSNNYAEEWGNFQKERRPLSFTSTPLHKRPHIVFCWWCIYLSWALVIAVTGISSFFIVLYGLSYGYQTSLEWLLASVISFIENVFLVSILKISFFSALSTICPKYCEDITWLTQEKYSEIRLAKETMSDDEMREMHLKLVKVRDTKQYKPLEADEIANMLKKAKIKVKAFIFTKGFISHLVFLTLLLSFAYSTENASSFHYNRFIHSQFSPRLSSVDKLEHIYVWVKDLFLPLIHNDIQPTFLPESWSKIIGLPRMRQVRAKGTEKKCFHPHSFVNNFVTSKSHCLHKYGSDIPEKGDYAGTWTKVANQSVSKDASSYGGFTYQRNRTPWMYYSYGDLHTYGPAGYTFYFFPEEGLPNSTTRLDALQQSNWLDEKTWAVIIELTTFNSDADLFCTISVIFEMSHFGIIKPSLSVHSFALPIFHQQTKAQMSVFAIVLAFLIIYIADELHIISQEKKDYIKNISNIINFGLKSAFLLSFFLKIIKFKVGADIVKFYLLHPNDFIHFHAVSHLDQILRIAMGFLAFFVVLKTLKYSQFFYDVRLAQRSILAALPGISSMALVVAVYLFVFMAFGYFVFGQHEWNYNNMIHSAQTIFSYCVSAFRDTAFSSDRLLGGLFLASFMLVMICVLINLFQAVIMSAYGDVRQPVYEEPSDEAQVVTFVLQRLRRIFYLLICRTSKTSEPDLFHSVLYG